In Drosophila teissieri strain GT53w chromosome 2R, Prin_Dtei_1.1, whole genome shotgun sequence, the following proteins share a genomic window:
- the LOC122612478 gene encoding rho guanine nucleotide exchange factor 18 — protein MDNAGEDSDNDVVTDFLNSNCSESSEALVNGDSVNRGASIESQNYCIPVINAPVPAPARAPVAPPPASTPASHNINNNNMIPTINVTPHSPALASKYNNIFEDTLSQLQNIRETVVQMKNSSSPSQHMQDGSLANHGLLSAAILSTSLPDLTGTGTGPASGGSNYALWSSTAPQQCQFLHTDRRKSWTAVEDGSGTGDCTNKSVSLSSLDSEEQETIRVTEQRRRSARNSTGGISTHSLNEAELARDFERIAAKRSLATEIISRIPLQKSISTSSIIAKEDIKAIARHLTDSEDENQSLLRAHAKIEVYDTVEKRPKRGSIFFRKKKPKAKTKSLVGGQLSACDVCGAAITLAQIKEHHLECKVKKMGVGQDYYDGPDASTFSNPEDQPLIRSDLQFLNEAPIEAQDLGADPVLGIVLKEHDSWTPNVPRDLLKTLKELQIKRQEHIYEFIMTEKHHCQTLIVMQKVFVESLERHFPSLNLNSMFPRLQQLTDLHTCFLRQLRLKQREQHMVDSIADILLDFFSLEQAQCLRLAYGEFCANHRSALDQFKLCLTEPSFAEWYKHCLQNPLLKKKGIPECILFVTQRLTKYPLLIEPLLKSARDNKLETDKLQHALNLVKSLLVDVDACVAEKELRERQLEIYGRVDAKSFAIYKNKPFRKTELGVESRRRLKFDGLATLMQGRAKTQLVLVVVLTDCLCFLSENSGHNKYSFFTPEHKAGVVPLQKLLIREKAGTESRGIYIISSNPDFPEMYELKVQTPKDKNTWIQTIRQAVLDCPATDIIEAEDLTAEEKLRIGVNKRETIEKMRQKDIEQALLLEEKLMLQFNLLKEQQPFGDVAGSNSNCSAANFLAAFGSYKDLVSADCDTAELWRRVLNTVQDISQLASTIYSAATGQPVSRTLSSVGEKQSEQYASPTLPKRAETFAGFDEKRGKLASKLVLTPRLQELEEKREPKNGSSSVSEQPLENNYAVLQVSHHLQTLLCIISQQMTTINNLQLQLALYRESPRSSAYTHKDQLEELRNLQDKQQEEKTAWQRQLKQQQEELAEMRAQQLQLQKQIKAEQEDVRQQREQLYKKMELLSSQGLLLSPSTPLPPVSNNHPPPAALFDDSHETDNGFSGTGSSTPNMGGTFDRRKEKWLSGSSSCKTPPVNLISANNAPKANATLVKQKLPMKLSSLSSSGNSSSRVDKSASFNSASPTPYISSGSVQQMFPLKLADRRTATPSNCTTTPTTGIVPQHSRTGSSPAIIQQATTTATPTQTPIGRAESVAHYTRTPTSSRTAIARTAGIAVATGTAPRAKPEEEEIYF, from the exons ATGGACAACGCGGGCGAGGACAGCGACAATGATGTGGTCACCGATTTTCTGAACTCCAACTGTAGCGAGTCCTCGGAAGCGTTGGTCAATGGTGACTCTGTCAACCGAGGCGCCTCCATCGAAAGCCAGAACTACTGCATACCCGTAATAAACGCACCTGTTCCTGCCCCAGCCCGCGCCCCCGTTGCTCCGCCACCCGCATCCACTCCTGCCAGccacaacatcaacaacaacaacatgatACCCACCATCAATGTGACGCCACACAGTCCAGCCCTGGCCTCCAAGTACAACAATATATTCGAGGACACGCTGAGCCAGCTGCAGAATATCCGTGAAACAGTCGTTCAGATGAAGAACTCCTCCTCGCCCAGCCAACACATGCAGGACGGCAGCTTGGCCAATCATGGACTGCTCAGCGCAGCTATACTGAGTACCTCGTTGCCCGATCTCACGGGAACGGGCACGGGTCCCGCGTCCGGTGGTTCCAATTACGCCTTGTGGTCGTCCACGGCACCGCAGCAGTGCCAGTTTCTTCACACAGACCGACGGAAGTCCTGGACAGCCGTGGAAGATGGCAGTGGAACTGGCGACTGCACCAACAAGAGCGTAAGCCTATCCAGCCTGGACAGCGAGGAGCAGGAAACCATTCGCGTCACCGAGCAGCGGCGAAGGTCGGCCAGGAACAGCACTGGAG GCATTTCGACCCACTCGCTAAACGAGGCGGAGCTAGCCCGTGACTTCGAGCGGATTGCAGCCAAACGAAGCCTGGCAACTGAGATCATCAGCCGAATACCGCTGCAGAAAAGCATATCGACAAGCTCAATTATCGCCAAGGAGGATATCAAAGCGATCGCACGCCACCTCACTGACAGCGAGGATGAGAATCAAAGCCTGTTGCGGGCGCATGCGAAGATCGAGGTCTACGACACCGTAGAGAAGCGTCCCAAGCGCGGTTCTATATTCTTCCGCAAAAAGAAGCCCAAGGCGAAAACGAAGTCCTTGGTGGGAGGACAGCTTAGTGCGTGCGACGTTTGCGGTGCGGCAATCACTCTGGCGCAGATCAAGGAGCATCACCTTGAGTGCAAGGTGAAGAAAATGGGCGTCGGTCAGGATTACTACGACGGGCCGGATGCTAGCACCTTTAGCAACCCAGAGGATCAGCCTCTGATTCGTTCCGATTTGCAGTTTCTCAACGAAGCGCCCATTGAAGCGCAGGATTTGGGAGCCGATCCCGTTTTAGGAATCGTTCTCAAGGAGCACGACTCCTGGACACCCAATGTGCCTAGGGACTTACTCAAGACGCTTAAAGAATTGCAAATCAAGAGGCAGGAACATATCTATGAGTTCATCATGACCGAGAAGCATCACTGCCAGACACTGATCGTCATGCAGAAAGTATTCGTTGAGAGTCTGGAGCGGCACTTTCCCTCACTTAACCTTAACAGCATGTTTCCGCGCCTGCAACAGCTCACCGATCTGCACACCTGCTTCCTGCGTCAGTTGCGACTGAAGCAACGTGAGCAGCACATGGTGGACAGCATTGCCGACATATTGCTTGATTTCTTCTCGTTGGAGCAGGCACAATGCTTGCGACTGGCCTACGGAGAGTTCTGCGCCAACCATCGCAGCGCCCTGGACCAGTTTAAGCTCTGTCTGACCGAGCCGAGCTTTGCCGAGTGGTACAAGCACTGTCTACAGAATCCGTTGCTTAAGAAGAAGGGTATCCCCGAGTGTATATTGTTTGTAACTCAGCGCCTTACCAAATATCCTTTGCTCATCGAACCACTGCTGAAGAGTGCCAGGGATAACAAGTTGGAGACAGACAAGCTTCAGCATGCCCTTAACCTGGTCAAATCTCTACTGGTCGATGTGGATGCGTGTGTGGCGGAGAAGGAGTTGCGCGAACGTCAGCTGGAAATCTATGGTCGCGTAGATGCCAAATCCTTTGCTATTTACAAAAACAAGCCCTTCCGAAAAACTGAGCTAGGTGTGGAGTCCCGACGTCGTCTGAAATTCGATGGATTGGCCACTCTCATGCAGGGCAGGGCCAAGACGCAGCTTGTCCTTGTTGTGGTGCTCACCGACTGCCTGTGCTTTCTTAGCGAGAACTCCGGTCACAACAAGTACTCGTTCTTTACGCCGGAGCACAAGGCTGGAGTGGTTCCTCTCCAGAAATTACTAATCCGCGAGAAGGCGGGCACCGAGTCCCGGGGAATATATATTATCAGTTCCAACCCGGACTTCCCAGAAATGTACGAGTTGAAAGTGCAGACGCCAAAGGACAAGAACACTTGGATTCAAACCATCCGTCAGGCTGTGCTTGACTGTCCCGCAACGGACATAATCGAGGCGGAGGATCTCACGGCGGAGGAAAAGTTGCGCATCGGAGTGAACAAAAGGGAGACCATTGAGAAGATGCGTCAAAAGGACATTGAACAGGCGCTACTGCTGGAGGAGAAACTGATGCTTCAGTTTAATTTGctcaaggagcagcagccctTTGGCGATGTGGCCGGCAGCAATTCCAATTGCAGTGCAGCCAACTTCCTAGCGGCCTTTGGCTCATACAAGGATCTCGTCAGTGCCGACTGTGACACGGCGGAACTGTGGCGCAGAGTACTCAACACGGTGCAGGACATTAGCCAGTTAGCTTCAACAATCTACTCGGCTGCCACAGGTCAACCAGTGTCCAGAACTCTGAGTAGCGTAGGCGAAAAGCAAAGTGAGCAGTACGCTTCGCCCACTCTGCCAAAGCGGGCGGAAACTTTTGCTGGCTTCGACGAAAAGCGCGGCAAGCTGGCCTCCAAGCTAGTGCTAACACCCCGTCTACAGGAATTAGAAGAAAAGCGAGAACCAAAAAACGGATCCAGCTCGGTGTCAGAGCAGCCGCTAGAAAACAACTATGCAGTGCTACAAGTGTCGCACCATCTGCAGACTCTGCTGTGTATCATCTCCCAGCAGATGACCACCATCAATAACCTGCAACTCCAGCTGGCCCTTTACAGGGAGAGTCCTCGGTCGAGTGCCTACACGCACAAGGATCAGTTGGAGGAGCTGCGCAACCTGCAGGacaagcagcaggaggagaaaACCGCCTGGCAGCGTCAGCtgaagcagcaacaggaggAACTCGCCGAGATGCGGGCACaacagctgcagttgcagaaGCAAATCAAAGCCGAGCAGGAGGATGTGCGTCAGCAGCGTGAACAGTTGTACAAAAAGATGGAGCTCCTATCCAGTCAGGGTCTGTTGCTGTCGCCCAGCACTCCCCTGCCTCCGGTCAGCAACAATCATCCTCCACCCGCTGCGCTGTTCGATGACAGCCACGAGACAGACAATGGATTTAGTGGGACGGGAAGCAGCACGCCCAATATGGGCGGAACCTTCGATCGACGCAAAGAGAAATGGCTAAGTGGATCATCTAGCTGCAAAACTCCGCCTGTGAATTTGATCAGCGCTAACAATGCACCCAAAGCCAACGCCACTCTGGTTAAGCAAAAGCTGCCCATGAAGCTCTCCTCGCTCTCGTCCAGCGGCAATTCCAGCTCCCGCGTGGACAAGTCCGCCAGTTTTAATAGCGCATCTCCGACACCCTACATCTCCTCCGGCAGTGTGCAGCAGATGTTTCCTCTTAAGTTGGCTGACCGGCGAACAGCAACGCCCTCGAATTGTACAACGACGCCCACGACGGGAATTGTGCCGCAACACTCGCGAACAGGCAGCTCGCCGGCAATCATCCAGCAAGCAACGACTACCGCTACTCCCACCCAGACCCCCATAGGCCGAGCAGAATCGGTGGCCCATTATACACGAACTCCGACGAGCAGCCGTACAGCAATTGCAAGAACGGCAGGAATCGCTGTGGCCACAGGCACAGCCCCTCGAGCAAAGCCCGAGGAAGAGGAGATCTACTTCTGA
- the LOC122612479 gene encoding DNA topoisomerase 3-alpha: protein MKAVLTCFRPVFASHRRYCASPGQAMKYLNVAEKNDAAKTIAGLLSNGAARRREGYSVYNKVFDFEAPVRGQNAKMVMTSVSGHLMQLAFQVSYKNWKTVDPRSLFDAPVKKGVSSDYEPIKRTLEREVRGCQGLIVWTDCDREGENIGYEIIDVCRAIKPNISVYRATFSEITSVAVRRALQQLGQPDKRQSDAVDVRTELDLRTGAAITRFQTMRLQRLFPEKIADKLISYGSCQIPTLGFVAERYKEIEAFVSEPFWKIKVLHTLDDLTVEFNWARNRLFDKEACENYLLLCLAEPEPRALVESVTVKPKHKWRPTPLDTVEMEKLGSRKLKLSAKETMTVAEKLYSKGFISYPRTETNQFSKEFALAPLVEMQTGHRDWGAFAKRVIEWGPNPRNGNKSDQAHPPIHPTKLAENLQGNEARVYELVVRHFLACVSKDAVGSETLVHIDIAGEKFTANGLVIHERNYLDVYVYDKWSAKQIHHYENGQRFEPTEVSLHEGATTAPPLLTEADLIALMEKHGIGTDATHAEHINTIKERGYIGVLDKGFLVPGVIGMGLYEGYDAMELTLAKPRLRAEFESDLKLICQGQKDPKMVLTEQIAKYKQSYQQITEKITAMDAKISARINETPTANSSGQVGEDGGGPSQGTMQSIFQCPKCNEAPLALKSKKNQQGWYIGCNNFPDCKNVVWLPTECKDVSVLSECCPTCGDGYRMLKFRLSTPYYCGVFNTPHGWYKTCLPCDNLFRTTFNINLDSVKKVGGIVGEVGGGGWDPGPGPGGGGSGGGGGSGGWGSGPGGASLGRGGHTLVSETSRGNPPTERGKKPNSESKKPDTKKPPIEPKPKKTKEPKTTAKKNASSKSSGNIRSYFTTAATTNSTNGLDEFFDSNDGFEDAMLAAAEFVESSTSQPKTTSMVPLDDDIAAAFAAEDDAEFEALVNGATMQANSNLDLDKSLSEWVQEQNKAEEMPMLWGTRDRASFSNAAPTPPPKPAAKRPRWDSAEWDTTPPSSAPEPGTVLCTGCQQPARQNTVRKNGPNLGRQFYKCPKADECNFFQWADEPSSSAKSKNSSGSAQPSTTTWGSNRVVTLPSIQHSNSQRGQSSTRSNSSSTVTITQTKNKQQERNTPTAVDGEEVKCNCGQLASKLTVRKDGPNQGRPFYACPTREKSCGFFKWGDEDQNHSVSSASWGSAIRNPPGRSHPTASTSDGHKTRKCGLCRKEGHVRTKCPRKNDFDM from the exons atgaaaGCTGTATTAACATGTTTTCGCCCTGTCTTCGCTTCACACAGAAGATACTGCGCTAGTCCCGGCCAGGCCATGAAGTACCTGAACGTGGCGGAGAAGAACGACGCCGCCAAAACGATTGCTGGCTTGCTGTCCAATGGCGCCGCGCGAAGG CGCGAAGGCTACTCGGTGTACAACAAGGTGTTCGACTTCGAGGCACCTGTTCGCGGTCAGAATGCCAAAATGGTTATGACTTCCGTATCCGGCCACCTGATGCAGCTGGCATTCCAGGTGTCgtacaaaaattggaaaacggTGGATCCGCGCTCTTTATTCGACGCGCCTGTGAAGAAGGGCGTGAGCTCAGATTATGAACCCATCAAAAGGACCTTGGAGCGCGAGGTCCGCGGCTGCCAGGGATTAATTGTCTGGACGGATTGCGATCGCGAGGGCGAGAACATTGGTTACGAGATAATTGACGTGTGTCGCGCTATCAAACCGAATATTTCGGTTTATCGTGCCACTTTCTCGGAGATTACCTCTGTGGCGGTGCGTCGGGCTTTGCAGCAACTGGGTCAGCCGGACAAAAGGCAGAGCGATGCAGTGGACGTGCGCACGGAACTGGATTTACGAACTGGTGCCGCCATCACCCGATTTCAGACAATGCGCCTACAACGTCTGTTCCCGGAAAAGATAGCGGATAAGCTCATCTCTTATGGAAGTTGCCAAATTCCCACTCTGGGATTCGTCGCCGAGCGGTACAAGGAGATTGAGGCCTTTGTATCCGAGCCATTTTGGAAGATTAAGG tTCTGCACACACTTGATGATTTAACGGTGGAGTTTAATTGGGCCCGAAACCGACTATTCGATAAGGAAGCTTGTGAAAACTATCTGCTCCTCTGCCTGGCCGAGCCAGAACCTAGGGCACTCGTGGAGAGCGTTACCGTTAAGCCCAAACACAAATGGCGACCCACTCCGCTGGATacagtggaaatggaaaagcttGGCTCAAGAAAACTCAAGCTATCTGCCAAGGAGACGATGACTGTAGCCGAAAAACTATATAGCAAGGGTTTCATCAGCTATCCCCGTACGGAAACCAACCAGTTCTCCAAGGAGTTCGCTCTAGCGCCACTAGTTGAAATGCAAACGGGTCATCGTGACTGGGGAGCATTTGCCAAACGGGTGATTGAGTGGGGACCAAATCCTCGGAACGGTAATAAGTCAGATCAGGCCCATCCTCCCATTCATCCCACAAAGTTGGCAGAAA ACCTGCAGGGAAACGAGGCGCGAGTGTACGAACTGGTCGTCCGTCACTTCCTCGCCTGCGTCAGTAAAGACGCCGTCGGCTCTGAAACCCTTGTCCATATCGATATTGCCGGTGAGAAGTTCACGGCCAATGGTCTGGTTATTCACGAGCGAAACTACCTggatgtttatgtttatgacAAGTGGAGTGCAAAGCAGATCCATCACTATGAAAACGGGCAGCGTTTTGAGCCAACGGAAGTGTCACTCCACGAAGGTGCCACCACTGCCCCGCCCCTGCTGACTGAAGCGGATCTGATTGCACTTATGGAAAAGCATGGGATTGGTACAGATGCCACGCATGCTGAGCACATTAATACGATCAAGGAACGCGGCTACATTGGGGTGCTGGACAAGGGCTTTTTGGTACCTGGAGTTATAGGAATGGGACTATATGAGGGATACGATGCCATGGAACTGACTCTTGCAAAGCCAAGACTTCGTGCTGAGTTTGAATCAGACCTGAAACTAATTTGTCAGGGGCAGAAAGATCCCAAGATGGTCCTGACAGAACAGATCGCCAAGTATAAGCAGTCCTACCAGCAGATTACCGAAAAGATTACCGCCATGGACGCGAAGATATCGGCTCGCATCAATGAGACACCAACGGCGAATTCTTCGGGTCAGGTAGGAGAAGATGGAGGTGGTCCAAGTCAAGGCACTATGCAATCGATCTTCCAGTGCCCAAAGTGCAATGAGGCTCCTCTGGCGCTCAAGTCAAAGAAGAACCAGCAGGGCTGGTATATTGGCTGCAATAACTTTCCCGACTGCAAAAACGTAGTCTGGCTTCCGACAGAGTGCAAGGACGTTTCCGTGCTGAGCGAGTGCTGTCCCACCTGTGGCGATGGATACAGAATGCTCAAGTTCCGTCTGAGCACGCCATACTATTGCGGGGTTTTCAATACGCCCCACGGTTGGTACAAGACCTGCTTGCCCTGCGATAATCTATTTCGCACCACGTTCAACATTAATTTGGATTCGGTTAAGAAAGTGGGTGGCATTGTAGGTGaggtgggaggtggaggatggGATCCAGGACCAGGACCTGGAGGCGGGGGCTctggcggaggaggcggctCTGGAGGATGGGGCAGCGGACCTGGTGGTGCTAGTTTGGGCAGGGGAGGCCATACCTTGGTATCTGAAACTAGTCGCGGGAACCCTCCAACAGAAAGAGGAAAGAAACCTAACAGCGAATCTAAAAAACCAGATACTAAAAAACCTCCAATTGAGCCAAAGCCGAAAAAGACGAAAGAGCCAAAAACAACTGCCAAGAAAAATGCAAGCAGCAAATCGTCTGGCAACATACGCAGCTACTTCACAACTGCAGCGACTACGAATTCCACTAATGGACTAGATGAATTTTTCGATAGTAACGATGGCTTTGAGGACGCCatgttggctgctgctgaattCGTGGAATCGAGTACAAGCCAACCCAAAACCACCAGTATGGTCCCTCTGGATGACGACATTGCTGCCGCGTTTGCTGCGGAAGATGATGCTGAATTTGAGGCGTTGGTCAACGGCGCAACCATGCAGGCTAACTCTAATCTGGACCTGGACAAAAGCCTTTCGGAATGGGTAcaagagcaaaacaaagcggAGGAGATGCCCATGCTTTGGGGAACTCGGGACCGAGCGTCGTTCAGTAATGCTGCTCCCACTCCTCCTCCGAAACCGGCAGCTAAACGACCGAGATGGGACAGTGCAGAATGGGATACCACACCACCCTCTTCGGCTCCTGAGCCAGGAACAGTGCTGTGTACCGGATGTCAGCAGCCAGCTCGCCAGAACACTGTTCGTAAGAATGGGCCCAACCTAGGCCGGCAGTTCTACAAGTGTCCCAAAGCGGATGAATGTAACTTCTTTCAGTGGGCTGATGAGCCATCGTCGTCCGCCAAAAGCAAGAATTCCTCTGGCAGTGCCCAACCAAGTACCACCACCTGGGGTTCCAATCGAGTGGTTACACTGCCTAGCATTCAGCATAGCAACTCACAGCGTGGCCAATCATCTACACGATCAAACTCGAGTAGTACTGTCACTATTActcaaacgaaaaataaacagcAGGAGAGGAATACCCCGACTGCAGTCGACGGAGAGGAGGTTAAATGCAACTGTGGGCAGTTGGCTAGCAAGCTGACGGTCCGAAAAGACGGACCAAACCAGGGTAGACCCTTTTATGCCTGTCCTACGCGGGAAAAGTCATGCGGTTTCTTTAAATGGGGAGATGAGGACCAAAACCACAGTGTTAGCAGCGCGTCTTGGGGGTCGGCTATACGGAATCCCCCTGGACGCAGTCATCCCACAGCTTCTACGTCTGACGGTCATAAGACGCGAAAATGTGGTCTTTGTCGCAAGGAGGGACACGTCAGAACCAAGTGTCCACGCAAGAATGATTTTGATATGTAG